One genomic window of Sporosarcina ureae includes the following:
- a CDS encoding deoxynucleoside kinase, producing MFVPFIAVEGPIGVGKTTLTAAIAETFSYNQLREISGENPFLDHFYQDKEKWSFQTEMFFLCNRYEQLKKINKEYISQGLPVVADYHVFKNMLFAQRTLESKDFVKYKDIYHILTKDLPMPNVVISLSASIPTLLDRIDKRGRSYEADMDSDYLLQLSEDYRTYLPEFEATFSDVQVIHINGDVVDYVRNKEDMDTILSKVYEAVEKGRKLNEVT from the coding sequence ATGTTTGTCCCGTTTATTGCGGTAGAAGGTCCGATTGGTGTAGGGAAGACTACACTCACGGCAGCGATTGCCGAGACCTTTTCATATAATCAATTAAGAGAGATTAGTGGAGAAAATCCTTTTCTCGATCATTTTTATCAAGACAAAGAAAAATGGAGTTTCCAAACGGAAATGTTTTTCCTGTGTAATCGATATGAACAATTGAAGAAAATTAATAAAGAATATATTTCACAAGGATTACCCGTGGTGGCTGATTATCATGTATTTAAAAATATGCTATTTGCGCAACGTACATTAGAGTCAAAAGACTTTGTAAAATATAAAGATATTTATCATATTTTGACGAAAGATCTACCTATGCCGAATGTCGTTATTTCATTGTCGGCATCTATTCCAACATTACTCGACCGAATAGACAAGCGTGGTCGATCGTATGAAGCAGATATGGATTCTGATTATTTACTGCAGCTTTCGGAAGACTATCGTACCTATTTGCCAGAGTTTGAAGCAACGTTTTCCGATGTCCAAGTTATCCATATAAATGGGGATGTAGTAGACTACGTGCGTAATAAAGAAGACATGGATACAATACTAAGCAAAGTTTATGAAGCAGTAGAGAAAGGTAGGAAGCTAAATGAAGTTACCTAA
- a CDS encoding deoxynucleoside kinase produces MKLPNIPKNSVFAVAGMVGVGKSTMAHAIAKRLGFQESLENVAENPYLERFYEDFERWSFHLQIFFLAERFKEQKHIFESGGGFVQDRSIYEDVGIFAQMHADEGTMEAVDFETYMHLYEAMVMTPYFPHPNALIYLEGPLPVILERIEERGRDMETQTPRSYWEEMYRRYEQWIDSFTACPVIRLNIEEYDLIGNDEDIELIIGKIAEKMKETTPLI; encoded by the coding sequence ATGAAGTTACCTAATATACCGAAAAATAGTGTATTTGCGGTAGCGGGAATGGTGGGAGTAGGGAAGTCAACAATGGCACATGCGATTGCCAAAAGACTCGGATTTCAAGAGTCCTTGGAAAACGTAGCGGAAAATCCATATTTAGAGAGATTTTACGAAGACTTTGAGCGTTGGAGTTTTCATTTGCAAATCTTCTTTTTGGCAGAACGTTTTAAAGAGCAAAAGCATATCTTTGAAAGCGGTGGCGGTTTTGTACAAGATCGTTCCATTTATGAAGACGTAGGGATCTTTGCTCAAATGCACGCTGATGAAGGAACTATGGAAGCGGTCGACTTTGAAACATATATGCATCTATATGAAGCAATGGTAATGACACCATATTTCCCACATCCGAATGCGCTTATTTACTTGGAAGGACCACTACCTGTCATTCTTGAGCGTATTGAAGAGCGTGGCAGGGATATGGAGACGCAAACACCAAGAAGTTATTGGGAAGAAATGTATCGTCGCTATGAACAGTGGATTGATTCTTTTACTGCATGCCCAGTCATTCGGCTGAACATCGAAGAATATGATTTGATAGGAAATGACGAGGATATTGAGTTGATTATCGGGAAAATAGCTGAAAAAATGAAAGAAACGACACCCCTTATATAA
- a CDS encoding aspartate kinase has product MKVCKFGGTSVASAEQIRKVVDIVVSDPSRKIVVVSAPGKRFSSDIKVTDLLIDLANASLAGEDTLDSLQMVVDRYKEIAEGLGLDEEIAQVIEQDVIRRLNKDQSDEILYVDSLKAAGEDNNAKMIAAYFRHIGVEAEYVNPRDGGLLVNHRPERVRALPEGNEKLCKLRDKEGIIVFPGFFGYTEDGTLRTFNRGGSDITGALLAAATNAELYENFTDVDSVFSANPTVIENPRAIDAMTYREMRELAYAGFSVFHEEALVPAFRHKIPVCIKNTNNPSAPGTMIVRDRDHSLQSVVGIAADKGFSTLFVAKYLMNLEIGFGRHLLQILEEEEIPFEHTPSGIDNLSVIIRDEHLTPEKEARIVKRIGQELCPDDVHFQRGYSMVVLVGEGMRHARGLAARAASAIARTGANIEMINQGSSEVSLVFGIQEKDENIVLRELYQEFFSEVPVH; this is encoded by the coding sequence ATGAAAGTTTGTAAATTTGGCGGAACATCCGTCGCATCCGCGGAACAAATTCGGAAAGTGGTCGACATTGTTGTATCCGACCCATCGAGAAAGATTGTCGTAGTTTCTGCGCCAGGTAAACGGTTTTCTTCTGACATTAAGGTAACTGATTTGCTTATTGATTTGGCAAATGCCTCACTTGCTGGTGAAGACACTCTAGATTCGCTGCAAATGGTTGTGGACCGTTACAAAGAAATTGCAGAAGGACTTGGCTTAGATGAAGAAATTGCACAAGTAATTGAGCAAGATGTTATTAGACGCCTGAATAAAGATCAATCTGATGAAATTCTATACGTAGACAGCTTGAAAGCCGCTGGGGAAGACAATAATGCAAAAATGATTGCGGCTTACTTCCGGCATATCGGTGTCGAAGCAGAGTATGTAAACCCCCGTGACGGTGGATTACTTGTTAACCATCGTCCAGAACGTGTACGCGCTCTCCCAGAAGGCAATGAAAAGCTCTGTAAACTACGTGATAAAGAAGGTATCATTGTATTTCCAGGCTTCTTCGGCTACACAGAAGACGGAACATTGCGTACGTTTAACCGTGGTGGCTCAGATATTACAGGCGCCCTGCTAGCGGCAGCAACGAATGCAGAACTTTATGAAAACTTCACCGATGTAGATTCAGTTTTCTCAGCAAATCCAACAGTTATTGAAAATCCACGTGCGATCGATGCTATGACATACCGAGAAATGCGTGAGCTTGCATATGCAGGGTTTTCTGTGTTTCACGAGGAAGCTTTAGTGCCTGCATTTCGGCACAAGATTCCTGTTTGCATTAAGAACACCAACAATCCAAGTGCGCCCGGCACAATGATTGTTCGGGACCGTGACCATAGCCTTCAATCTGTTGTCGGAATCGCTGCTGATAAAGGGTTTTCTACACTCTTCGTTGCTAAGTACTTGATGAACCTAGAAATTGGTTTTGGACGTCACTTGCTACAAATCTTGGAAGAAGAAGAAATTCCATTTGAACATACACCGTCAGGTATTGATAACTTGTCTGTTATTATTCGCGATGAGCATTTAACACCCGAAAAGGAAGCACGTATCGTTAAGCGCATAGGACAAGAGTTATGTCCTGATGATGTACATTTCCAACGTGGTTATTCCATGGTAGTACTGGTGGGTGAAGGCATGCGCCATGCAAGAGGATTGGCAGCACGCGCGGCATCTGCTATAGCTCGTACAGGTGCAAATATCGAAATGATCAACCAAGGTTCTTCAGAGGTCAGTTTAGTATTCGGTATTCAAGAAAAAGATGAAAACATTGTCCTTCGAGAGTTATATCAGGAGTTTTTTTCAGAAGTTCCTGTTCATTAA